The stretch of DNA ACATCCACGAGGACAACTACCGGCCCTTCCGCCGGGCCTACGAGGCCGGCGAGACGGACTGGGACGGCTACTTCCCGGTCATCGAGGATTTGGCCAGCGGGGCCGACGCCTTCGACGACCAGGGCTTCGCGAAGGATGGCAGCGGCTGGGTCGCCTTCAACTACAAGCCGTTGCCCTCCACCTTCTGGCCCACCAACGGCTCCACCGATGACGTCATGATCCGTCTGGCGGAGCCCTTCCGCTCGGCGCGGAACTGCTCCGGGGTTGGTACGAACGCCTCCCGGGACGTCTACCTGGCCAACCTCTCCATCGCGGAGATGGCCATCAAGGGGCTCGACCGGATCGACACCCCGCCCATTAACGAGGCCGCAGTCTGCACCGACCTGGACGGGGACGGTGATAACCGCGGCACGGCCACCTCGATCGATTGGCGCGACCACTACGTAGGCAGGGCGCACGACGTAGACACGGCGCGGCAGCTCTACCCCGCCGGAACGGAGTTCCTGCACACGGTGCGCTACGTCGGCGTGAATGACGATGGCGAGATCGACAACGCCCCGCGCATGAAGGAGGTCCGCTACATGCGCAAGCACCGCTTCTACGACCCGGCGGACCTGCGCGCCATGTACGGCAACGAGCACCAGGAGAAGATCGACGGCAACCTGCCGCGCTACCATCCCGTGAAGGGCGGCGGCCTCAACAACGGCTTCGGCTGGCAGGTGCTCGGCTTCATCGAGGATGCCGGCGGCGAGCTGCGCCCCCAGACCCACGAGGAGCAGAAGTTCTGCATGGGGTGCCATACGACCATCGGGACCACCATCGATCAGACCTTCGCCTTCGGCCGCAAGGTCACCGGCGCCGAGGGGTGGGGCTACATCGATACCCGCGGCATGGCCGATGCACCCAGCATCTCCGAGAACAAGGGCGAGATCCTGCAGTACCTGGAGCGGGTCGGTGGTGGCAGCGAGTTCCGCGAGAACGAGGAGATGCAGCAGCGCTGGTTCGATGACGACGGCAACGTGCTCACCGAGAAGGTGAAGGCGGCCGATGTGCACGAACTCATCACCCCCTCGCGGGAGCGGGCGCTCAAGCTCAACAAGGCCTACTGGCTGATCACGAAGGCCCAGTCCTTCGTCCACGGCCGGGATGCCACCATCGCCCCGGCGGAGAACGTCTATCGCGAGATCCCCGAGGATACCCCGCCGCTGGATCCGGAGCATCGCTATCTGGGGCCCGATGCCTGGGATCTGCGCCTGGACTGGTCCGCGGTCGACTAGGCCGCCCACTGGCGGGGCGGACGCGGCCCGACCAATGGGGTAGAATTCACGGAACGCCCAGCAGGGTTGGCAGAGGGAGGTCCCATGCATCTCATTGATGCGGTGCGCGGGCCGCTGACGGCGGTCTCATTGCTCGTTCTCAGTCTCTATCTGCCTCTGGCGGCGATGATCTACACGCCGCAGTGGTACACCTTCCAGTGCGACTGGATCGAGAAGTGCCGGACCGCCGAGCACTTCGAGCCGCGGGCGGCGGCAGAGGAGCTCACCACCTTTTTCCGCCACGACGGGAAACTGGAGGAGCAGCCCTGGTCGGACAAGGAGAAGCGCCACCTCACCGAGGTCCGCGGGATCTGGGACGGCCTGGCGGTGACCGCCCTCATCTTCGCCATGGTCCTGGTCTTCCTCTTCCGGATCCGGGTGGCCGGCCGGGCGGCGCTCATCAACGCCGTGGTGCTGGTGGTGCTGGCGGCGGGGGTACTGCCCTTCTTCAAGACCTTCTGGGTGGACTTCCTCCATCCGCTGGTCTTCGACAACGACCTCTGGAGCAACAGCCGGGAGGATCTCTCCTGGTACTTCCTGCCCAAACCCTTCTTCCGATCCTCCATCGCTGCCATGGTGGGGACGGCCATCGCCATCGACCTGGCGCTGGCCTGGTTTCTGCGCCCGCGGCGGCGGGGGCTGTTCCGCTAGATACGGGAGGTGGGAGTGGCGCCCCGAGCAGGATTCGAACCTGCGACCTTTCCCTTAGGAGGGGAATGCTCTATCCAGCTGAGCTATCGAGGCGAAGGGGCGGGACTATAGCCGCCTGCCCGGAGCGCTTCAAGTTGTCCGCGTAGGGTCGAGGCAGGCCATGAGCTCGGTAGCCGGCATGGGCCGGTAATAGAGGAAGCCCTGCGCCCAGTCCACGTGGTGTTCCCGCAGCCAGTCGGCCTGCTTGGTGGTCTCCACTCCCTCGGCGACCACCTGCTGACCCAGGGCGCCGGCGACGGCCAGGATGGCCTCGGTGATGGAGTGGTCGTGTTCCGCGCCGGGCAGGCCGTCCACGAAGGCCTTGTCGATCTTCAGGGTGTCCACGGGGAACTCCTTGAGATAGGCCAGGGAGCTGTAGCCAGTGCCGAAGTCGTCAATGGCCTGGCGAACGCCCATTTCCTTGAGCCGCACCAGGGCCGCCCGGGCCTCATTGGGGCTCGCCAGCAGGCTGGCCTCCGTGATCTCCAGTTCCAGGGCCGCCGGAGGGATGGACCAGCGCTCGAGGGCAGCCTCTACCCGTTCCGGCCAGTCCGGGCGCTGGAGCTGGGCAGCCGCTACGTTCACGGCGAGGCGGGGGAGCTGGTAACCGGCATCGCGCCATTCCGACATCTGCCGCAATGCCTCCTCGAGAACCCAGTCACCGATGGCCACTACCTGGCCGGTCTGCTCGGCGACAGGGATGAATTCCCCGGGAGAGATCATCCCCCATTCGGGGTGGTGCCACCGGACGAGGGCCTCCATGGCGTCGATGGTGCCGTCGGTGAGCCGGACCTGGGGCTGGAACCAGACCGCCAGTTCGTCGTTCCCGATGGCGACCTTCAGGGCCTCTTCCAGCTGGACACGATGGCGGACCGCCTCCTGCATCTCGGGACGGAAGTAGTGGACCTGACCGCCACTCTCGGCCTGGGCGCGATGGAGGGCCGTGGCGGCGTTGGTCAGCAGTAACTCCATCTCGGTGCCGTCGTCGGGGGCCAGCGTAACGCCCATGTTGGCCTCCAGTCGGACCGTCTGCTCTCCCAGCTCCAGGGGTTGGCCGATGAGGGCGAGCAGGTGCGCGACCCACCTATCCAGCTGCTGCCCCCGATCGGCACCGTGGAGCAGGACCCAGAATTCGTCCCCGCCCACGCGGGCGACTGTGTCCTGATGGCCCACTGCCTCCTGAAGGCGGCCGGCGATCCGGCGCAGAACGGTATCCCCGGCCTCGGCACCCACGGTGTCGTTCAGGGCACGGAATCCCTTGAGGTCGATAAAGAGGAGGGCGAGTCCCTCGGTCTCCGTTGCCAGGGCGCGTTGCAGGCGTTCGCGGAAGAGGTCCCGGTTGGGGAGATCGGTCAGGGGGTCGTGGTAGGTGCGATAGGTCAGCTCCTCGCGCGCCCGATGGGCCTGGGTGATGTCGGCGAAGCTCGCGATGTAGTGGGCGAGCTGGCCGGCCTCGTCGCGGACCTCGCTGATGGAGAGGAACTCCGGATAGGTCTCGCCGTTGCGGCGCCGGTTCCAGATCTTGCCCTGCCAGTGCCCCTGGCTCCGGATGGCGGACCACATGGCGCGGTAGAAGGCCTCGTCCTGGAGGCCGGACTGCAGCAGGGCCGGGGTCCGGCCCATGACTTCGGTGGCGGGATAGCCGGTGATCGCGGTGAAGGCGGGGTTGACCCGCTCGATGCGCTGCTCCGGGTCGGTAATCAGGATCCCCTCCGCGCTGTTCTCGAATACGGCGCCGGCGAGCCGCAGTTCGGCCAGCTGCTGGTCACGCTGGTCACGCACGCGCAGGGCCTGGATCCCGAAGCCGAGGTCCGCCGCCAGCTCCTCGAGCAAGGCCAGCTCTTCGTCATCGAAGGCCTCGGAGCGCGCGGTGTGGACGGTGAGAACGCCGAGCGTCGCCTCGGTCGAGTGGATGGGTAGGGCGGCGATCCCGCCCGACCGGGGCCGCTCCCCATCGGGATCCCCGTCGTTGCCGGGTGGTTCACCCGCCCCCGAGGCGCGCCGGACCCGGGTCGTTTCCTCGGTCATGGCCCGGGCCGCGATCCGCCGGCCCTCCGGGGAGGGGGCGCCCTCTTCTTCGCCGACGGAGGCCGCCACCCGGAGCCGGTTCGCGGGTGGGCCATCCGGAGTGGCCTGGGCGTCATCGCCGGGGAGTCCGACCCAGACCCGGAGGTAGTCCCGGGTCTGCACCAGGGTGGCACAGACCTCCTCGAGGAGGGTTGGCTCATCCCTGGCGCGGACCAGTGCCGAGTTCGAGCGAGAGAGGGCGCGCAGGGCCTGATTGGAACGCTGGTAGGCGTCCTCCGCGGCCTTGCGCCGTGAGATGTCCCGGCCCACCCAGTAGGCGAATTCCTCGCCCCGGTAGACGCCGTGGCTGATGCCCGCTTCCACCGGGTACTCCCGCCCCTCCCGGGTCCGGTGGCCGGTCTCCACGGCGACCTTCCCCCGGGTCTGCACCATGGGCCAGAGCGCGTGCTGATAGTCGGCCAGGCTGTAGTCGGGGTTCAGGTCGGCAATGGTCCGGCCGAGGAGGTCTTCGCGGGGGTAGCCGAGGTTGTCGCAGGCGGTCTGGTTGGCATCCTGGACGGTTCCCTCGGCGTCCAGGCGCAGGATCTCGTCGAAGCTGGTCTCCAGGGCGTGGCGGGTGAGTTCCAGTTCGCGCTCCCGGAGCCGGATATCGCGGAGATCGGTCAGGAAGGCGTAGGCGCCGGTCAGTGTGCCGGTGTCATCATAAAGGGCGCTGGATTGAACGAGGACCGGTCGTTCTTCCCCTGACGGTGTCCGGAGGGTGATCTCGTAGCGCCGGGGTGCGGAACCGGTCTGTTCGCCTTCCAGCGCCAGATCGTGGCGGATTTCCCGCTCGAACCGGGGTTGGTTCTCCGGGGTCGCGAACGCGGCGGGATTGTGGCCGATTAGATCGGCTGGCTGGTAGCCGAGGAGGTCGGCCATGGCCTGATTGACGGTTACGGTTTTGCCGTGGGCGTCGATGAGCCAGAAGCCCTCCCTGGACCGATCGATCACATCTCTCCAGTAGCGGTCTGCGGCCCGGGTCCGGGCCGTCTCGCGCGCCTGAACCAGTAGCAGGAGGAGGGTGCTCAGTCCGACGAAGGCCAGCCCCTTCCCGGTCTGCCAGACGGTGACGTCGGCCCGATCGGGGATCATGAGGTGGACGAACCAGTCCGACAGGAGGATCCAGGCCAGGCCAAAGGCCAGGTAGGTACCGCCGACCATCAGCGGGGGGCGCCAGTTTCGCAGGGGCTGGTGGGGTAGCAGCGACATGGTGAACTCCGCTCTGGCCTGTTCCCGGAACCGGCCGCTGCTGCCGGTTCCTTCGGGGGTCCGTGGCGTGGGTAGTGGCCCCGTCCCGGACGCGCTTGTGTGCATTCCTCCCTCGGGTCGGGAATGGCCGGCACGAGGAACTCCCATGGAGTGTGGTTCAGAACCCTCGTTGTTCGCCAACTGCTGCCAACCCCGGCATCGCGGGGCCGGGAGAGTCGGCAGGAAATCGGCCTGCTTCTCGAACGGGGCGGCCCCTTGACCTATTCGGGGACGTCGAGCCGGGTCCTGTTGCGTCCGGCGCGCTTGGCGGCGTAGAGGGCCCGATCCGCCCGCTCCTCCAGACTTTCCAGGCTCTCCCCGGCGTGGGCCTCGGCAGTGCCGATACTGACGGTTATCCGCCCCGCGGTAGGGAAGGGCTCATCGGCCACCGCTTGACGCAGGCGTTCGGCGAGTGCCATGGCCTCTTCCCCGGTGGCGTGGTTGGCGATGACCAGGAATTCCTCGCCACCCCAGCGGCCCAGGATGTCGGCCTCCCGCAGGTTCTCCTGGCTGCGTCGTACCAGTTCCCGGAGGACGGCGTCACCCACAGGGTGGCCCCACTGGTCGTTGACGGCCTTGAACAGGTCCAGATCGAACATGAGGATCGAAAAGGGCGTCTCGTAGCGATCCCGGGCGGCGGCCGCCTCGTTCATGTATTCATAGAGCCGGTGCCGGTTGTAGGCGTTGGTGAGGCGGTCGTGGGAGGCCAGGCGTTCCAGCTCCGCCTCCAGCCGCTTCTGCTCGCTGATGTCGTGGAAGACGGCGACGTAGTGGGTCCAGTTGCCGGTGGCATCGGCCACCGACGTGATCGACTCCCACTGCGGGTACACCTCGCCGTTGCGGCGCCGGTTCCAGACCTCGCCCTCCCAGTGTCCCTCCTCTTTCAGCCGTTCCCAGAGGGCCTGGTAGAAGGCCTCGTCGTGCAGGCCCGAGGAGAGGAAGCGGGGGTTGTGCCCGATGCTCTCCTCCGCCGGATAGCCGGTGATATCGGTGAAGGCGCGGTTGACTTCGAGGATCTGCGGCTGGTCATCGGCAATCAGAACGGCCTGACCGCTATCGAAGGCGGTTGCCAGGAGTTCCAGGCGGCGCTGGGTGCGATGGCGCTCCACTGCGTAGAGCAGGATCCGTTCGAGCATGGGTGGTGCCAGATCCTGCTTGCGGAGGAAGTCCTGGCTTCCGAAGCGGAGTGCCTCCCTACCCAGGTGGGCCTCTTCCCGCCCGGTCATCACCACCAGCGGCAGATGGCTGCCGGGCCCCCCACGGAAGGCCTGGACCGTGACCAGGCCCTCGGAGTCGGGCAGGCCCATGTCGAGGAGTACGACATCGAAAGCGGCCTCATCCGCCTTCTGCTGGGCCTCGGCAAGGCGGTGGACCGTGGTGACGGTGAAGGTCGTCTCTTCAATGGCCTCCAGCAGGTCCCGTACAAGCTGGGCGTCCGCCGGGTTGTCCTCGACGAGCAGGACGGAGAGATGTTGCGGGGAGTCACTGGTCATGGAGTCCCTCATTAGAGCAGGGGGTGGAAGGAGTCCACCTCCCCGGCCTTGTGGCGGCTCGCCGTCGACGAATGGCGGGCTAGTCGTTCTCGAAGATGTAGACGTCCACCCGGCGATTGCGGGCGCGGTTGTCGGCGGAGTCGTTGGGGCGTACGGGGCGAGTGTGGGCGTGGCCCTCGACCACCAGGCGGTCGGACCGGATCCCGCCGTCCTCGAAGGCGTGGACCACCGAGACGGCGCGCTCGGCGGAGAGGGCCCAGTTGGAGCGAAAGCGCGAACTCTCGATGGGGACGTCGTCGGTGTGGCCGGCCACCCGGACGTCGCCGGGCGTGCCCTGCAGGATCCGGGCGAGGGTGGTCAGGGCGCCACGAAAACCCTCGGAGATCCGGACGTCGCCGGTCCGGAACATGGCCTGTTCCTGAAAGCGGATGAGGACGCCGCTCTCCCCGGCGGCGACCTTGATCAATCCCTTCTGGATGGGATCCTGCAGGGCCCTGCGGATCTCGTTGACCACCTCGCTGCGCTTCTTCTCCCCGCTCTCTTCTCGTGGAGACGGTCGCGGGCGCTCTATGGACTCGATGGAGGAGGGTTGCTGGGAGTGGCCCTCCAGGTCGATGAGACTGGGGTCGGCCGGCTGACCGGCCGCCTCGGGATTGAGGGTCCGCTTGAGGGACGTGGCCATCCGTTCGTACTTCTCGGCGTCGATGGTGGAGAAGGCGTAGAGCATGACGAAGAAGACCACCAGTACCGCCATGAGGTCGGCGAAGGTGGTCATCCAGGCCGGTGCCCCGCCGGCGGCCTTGCGCCGTTTCACGAGCCCTCCTCCCGGCCCTCGCCCGGCACCTCCTGCCGGCGTTCGCGGCCCGGGAGGTAGGCCCCCAGGATCTCGTCCAGCAGGCGGGCATTGGTCCCCTGCTGGATGAGGCCGATGGCCTCCATGATGAGGGAGTGGTTGGCGTACTCGCTCTCGGCCCGCTGCTCCAGGTTATCGGCGATGGGGATGGCCACCAGCTGGGCGAAGACGGCGCCGTAGAGGGTCGTGAGCAGGGCCACGGCCATGCCGGGCCCCACGGCCTCGGGGTTTTCCAGGTTGCCCAGCATCTGCACCAGCCCCACCAGGGTGCCGATCATGCCGAAGGCGGGCGCCTGCTCGCCGATGCTCCGGAAGACGCGCTGGCCGATCTCGTGGCGCTCCCAGGCGTGGTCCAGCTCCTCGTGCAGGGCGCGCTGGACGGTATCGGGATCCATCCCGTCCACCAGCATCTGCAGCCCCTTGCGGTAGAAGTCGTTGGGCGAGACCTCGTCTTCCAGGGCCAGCAGGCCGTTCTTGCGCGCCGTGTTGGCGATCTCCTTGCTGCGCTCGATGAGGTCGCGCGGGTTCTCGCTCGGCAGCCGGAAGGCCATGAAGGCGACCTTCAGGGAGTTGCCGACCTGCCCCAGGGAGAACTTGATCAGGGTCCCGGCCAGGGTCCCGCCGAGGACGATGAGCAGGGCCGGGGGATACAGGAACTGGGCGCTGTCGCCACCCAGAACGATGGCCCCTACTACGGTGGTGATCCCCAGCAGGAAGCCGATGAAGGTTGCCTTGTCCACGAATTCCTCGGTCTGTCGGTGGTGGGCAAGCGCGTGATTACCGCATCCCGCCTTATTGGTGTCAATTCTCGAACAACTCGAGCGGATTTTCTGCGCTCATCCGAGAGGGTGGCGCGAATACTGAACGACGGCAGCAACGGGAATCCGGAGGCCTCGTCCGGAGTTGACCCGCTTCGGCGGAAGCGGTACCCCACCGGCAGGCCGTCCACGCGAGGCATATGGGCTACGCTTGAGGATGGCTACGTGACCACCGTCGAACTGATGAACCGAGAGGAAGGCACCATGCTTTTCAAGCAGTTGTTCGAACCCGAATCATCCACCTACACCTACCTGCTGCACTGCAGTGATACCGGCACGACGGCCCTCATCGACCCGGTCATCGAGACCGTGGACCGCGACCTGGCCGTGCTCCAGGAGCTGGGGCTGACGCTGGACTACGCCGTGGAGACCCACATCCACGCCGACCACATCACCGGCGGGCGGCTGCTGCGCGACCGGACCGGTTGCCGGCTGGCCGGCCCCGCCATGGACGATCTTCCCTGCCGCGACCTCGGCCTGCGCGAGGGCGAGCCGCTACGGGTGGGCCACCTGGAGGTGAATCCCCTCTACACCCCGGGGCACACCGATACCCACCACGCCTACCTGCTGGATAACGCGGGCCTGAAGATGCTCTTCTCCGGGGATGCCCTGCTCATCGAGGCGTGCGGTCGTACCGATTTCCAGTCGGGGGATGCGTCGACCCTCTACCGGAGCATCCACGACAAGTTCTTTAACCTGCCGGACGAGACCCTGGTCTACCCGTGCCACGACTACGAGGAGCGCTGCATCACCACCATCAGTCAGGAGAAGGCGCGCAATCCGCGTCTGGGCAAGGGCAAAAGCGAGGCGGAGTTCGTGGCCATCATGGACGGCATGGATCTGCCGTACCCCCAGAAGATCGACTGGGCCCTGCCCGGCAACGAGGCCTGCGGCGATTGCCCGGATAACATGCCGGACCACAAGCAGCGGCTCTGCGAGGCGGATACGCAGGGCTGAGGGGGCATTCGCCAGCCAGTGCCCATGAGCGACAGGGTGCTAGCGGTGTTCCGCGAGGCAGGAAGCCCGTTCCCGCACCGCCGAGCAGGCGCGGGAACGGATTCCAAGGGAAGCAGACACCCGCTGGATACGGTCTCTCTACCGCTTCAAGTGCCTGATCGCAAGAGATGATTGGTGGAGCCGAGGGGGATCGAACCCCTGACCTTCGCGTTGCGAACGCGACGCTCTCCCAGCTGAGCTACGGCCCCGGGTCCCTGAACGGGAAGCCGGCATGATAGGGCGGTGACCGGCCGTTGTAAAGGAGGCTCCGGATTCAGGAGTCACGTGCCCCGCCGGCGCTGCTCCCGATCCATGGCGAAAACCAGCTTTTCCACCTGTCGCTCGCTGCGGGGGTCGAGGTCGATGAAACGCAGGCCGATCTGCCGCCGCCTGTTATCGGTATCCTCGCGCACGGCGCGCACTTCCAGCTTGCATTCCAGGGGACGGGATTGACCGGGGACGTCTACGGCCGCGTACGGGATCAGGGTTCCGTGCCCGAAGTCTTCCGGAATCTGGACACGGCTGTCCATGCGGACTCCGAGACCGCCGATGGAGATGTCGGCGAGTTCGCCCTGGATCATGGGGCCCTCGCGCCCCTCCAGACCCAGTCGGACCGGGATGGGATCGGCGGAGCTGGCTGCGGCCCGGAAGTGCTCCCGGCGCTGCTGGTAGAGCAGATGTTCCGGCAAGGCCAGCAGCAGCCAGGGGGTCCCGTCCTCGCGCCCCACCCGCGACACCGTCGTGGAGAAGCTCACGTCCACCCCGCCAAGTTGCGCGAAGATCCCGACCCGGCGCTCGGTGAGGCCGTCATAAGTCGAGGGTGGGGGATTGAGTTCGTCCAGCAGGAGGTAACCGCGCTCGGCATTGACGTCGAGGATGGCGCTGGTATGGATCTGGTTTCCGCCAAAGGGGGTGCTGACGTTCACGATATGGCGCCCGTCCGCCAGCCGGCGGAGGATGCCG from Thiohalospira halophila DSM 15071 encodes:
- a CDS encoding lipoprotein intramolecular transacylase Lit, which produces MHLIDAVRGPLTAVSLLVLSLYLPLAAMIYTPQWYTFQCDWIEKCRTAEHFEPRAAAEELTTFFRHDGKLEEQPWSDKEKRHLTEVRGIWDGLAVTALIFAMVLVFLFRIRVAGRAALINAVVLVVLAAGVLPFFKTFWVDFLHPLVFDNDLWSNSREDLSWYFLPKPFFRSSIAAMVGTAIAIDLALAWFLRPRRRGLFR
- a CDS encoding sensor domain-containing protein, whose translation is MSLLPHQPLRNWRPPLMVGGTYLAFGLAWILLSDWFVHLMIPDRADVTVWQTGKGLAFVGLSTLLLLLVQARETARTRAADRYWRDVIDRSREGFWLIDAHGKTVTVNQAMADLLGYQPADLIGHNPAAFATPENQPRFEREIRHDLALEGEQTGSAPRRYEITLRTPSGEERPVLVQSSALYDDTGTLTGAYAFLTDLRDIRLRERELELTRHALETSFDEILRLDAEGTVQDANQTACDNLGYPREDLLGRTIADLNPDYSLADYQHALWPMVQTRGKVAVETGHRTREGREYPVEAGISHGVYRGEEFAYWVGRDISRRKAAEDAYQRSNQALRALSRSNSALVRARDEPTLLEEVCATLVQTRDYLRVWVGLPGDDAQATPDGPPANRLRVAASVGEEEGAPSPEGRRIAARAMTEETTRVRRASGAGEPPGNDGDPDGERPRSGGIAALPIHSTEATLGVLTVHTARSEAFDDEELALLEELAADLGFGIQALRVRDQRDQQLAELRLAGAVFENSAEGILITDPEQRIERVNPAFTAITGYPATEVMGRTPALLQSGLQDEAFYRAMWSAIRSQGHWQGKIWNRRRNGETYPEFLSISEVRDEAGQLAHYIASFADITQAHRAREELTYRTYHDPLTDLPNRDLFRERLQRALATETEGLALLFIDLKGFRALNDTVGAEAGDTVLRRIAGRLQEAVGHQDTVARVGGDEFWVLLHGADRGQQLDRWVAHLLALIGQPLELGEQTVRLEANMGVTLAPDDGTEMELLLTNAATALHRAQAESGGQVHYFRPEMQEAVRHRVQLEEALKVAIGNDELAVWFQPQVRLTDGTIDAMEALVRWHHPEWGMISPGEFIPVAEQTGQVVAIGDWVLEEALRQMSEWRDAGYQLPRLAVNVAAAQLQRPDWPERVEAALERWSIPPAALELEITEASLLASPNEARAALVRLKEMGVRQAIDDFGTGYSSLAYLKEFPVDTLKIDKAFVDGLPGAEHDHSITEAILAVAGALGQQVVAEGVETTKQADWLREHHVDWAQGFLYYRPMPATELMACLDPTRTT
- a CDS encoding diguanylate cyclase; translation: MTSDSPQHLSVLLVEDNPADAQLVRDLLEAIEETTFTVTTVHRLAEAQQKADEAAFDVVLLDMGLPDSEGLVTVQAFRGGPGSHLPLVVMTGREEAHLGREALRFGSQDFLRKQDLAPPMLERILLYAVERHRTQRRLELLATAFDSGQAVLIADDQPQILEVNRAFTDITGYPAEESIGHNPRFLSSGLHDEAFYQALWERLKEEGHWEGEVWNRRRNGEVYPQWESITSVADATGNWTHYVAVFHDISEQKRLEAELERLASHDRLTNAYNRHRLYEYMNEAAAARDRYETPFSILMFDLDLFKAVNDQWGHPVGDAVLRELVRRSQENLREADILGRWGGEEFLVIANHATGEEAMALAERLRQAVADEPFPTAGRITVSIGTAEAHAGESLESLEERADRALYAAKRAGRNRTRLDVPE
- a CDS encoding flagellar motor protein MotB — translated: MKRRKAAGGAPAWMTTFADLMAVLVVFFVMLYAFSTIDAEKYERMATSLKRTLNPEAAGQPADPSLIDLEGHSQQPSSIESIERPRPSPREESGEKKRSEVVNEIRRALQDPIQKGLIKVAAGESGVLIRFQEQAMFRTGDVRISEGFRGALTTLARILQGTPGDVRVAGHTDDVPIESSRFRSNWALSAERAVSVVHAFEDGGIRSDRLVVEGHAHTRPVRPNDSADNRARNRRVDVYIFEND
- a CDS encoding MotA/TolQ/ExbB proton channel family protein, with the translated sequence MDKATFIGFLLGITTVVGAIVLGGDSAQFLYPPALLIVLGGTLAGTLIKFSLGQVGNSLKVAFMAFRLPSENPRDLIERSKEIANTARKNGLLALEDEVSPNDFYRKGLQMLVDGMDPDTVQRALHEELDHAWERHEIGQRVFRSIGEQAPAFGMIGTLVGLVQMLGNLENPEAVGPGMAVALLTTLYGAVFAQLVAIPIADNLEQRAESEYANHSLIMEAIGLIQQGTNARLLDEILGAYLPGRERRQEVPGEGREEGS
- a CDS encoding MBL fold metallo-hydrolase produces the protein MLFKQLFEPESSTYTYLLHCSDTGTTALIDPVIETVDRDLAVLQELGLTLDYAVETHIHADHITGGRLLRDRTGCRLAGPAMDDLPCRDLGLREGEPLRVGHLEVNPLYTPGHTDTHHAYLLDNAGLKMLFSGDALLIEACGRTDFQSGDASTLYRSIHDKFFNLPDETLVYPCHDYEERCITTISQEKARNPRLGKGKSEAEFVAIMDGMDLPYPQKIDWALPGNEACGDCPDNMPDHKQRLCEADTQG
- a CDS encoding flagellar brake protein produces the protein MGSLADNDNHITRPHQIVGILRRLADGRHIVNVSTPFGGNQIHTSAILDVNAERGYLLLDELNPPPSTYDGLTERRVGIFAQLGGVDVSFSTTVSRVGREDGTPWLLLALPEHLLYQQRREHFRAAASSADPIPVRLGLEGREGPMIQGELADISIGGLGVRMDSRVQIPEDFGHGTLIPYAAVDVPGQSRPLECKLEVRAVREDTDNRRRQIGLRFIDLDPRSERQVEKLVFAMDREQRRRGT